A section of the Paenibacillus odorifer genome encodes:
- a CDS encoding MMPL family transporter — MKGMSGYGKWVAGKKTKWITLLVWIVLVGALTLLWPAVNSQVANNAPNLPDDSQSVQAAAIAEQEFPSGSGVPALLVWHREGGLSQDDLVHITAVYKKLEQQPLPHQNFVPPLGQLPPQALQASLSEDLSTLVTPVLFDKTADSDQLGEAVTEMKKIINTETGGDPSAAKVDGKDLSLRVTGPVGISIDATGLFKNADVSLLIATVMLVLVFLLVIYRSPILAFIPLIAVGFAYGVTSPILGKMAQEGWITVDSQAISIMTVLLFGAGTDYCLFLISRFRQLLKVEESKSRALLRSITESSGAIAMSGFTVVLALFALLLAKYGAYHRFAIPFSVSIFIMGIASLTLVPALLAIFGRTSFFPFIPRTPQMEVERAKAKGKPVPEPKVSRKKGIGGLVVTRPWAIVGVTVIGLGILASFSSGIKFTYDILSSFPKNMESREGFDLIGKQFSPGELAPAKLIIDTQGKASGEDLKVILGGLTYVDTVSDPQQGAVNKDIVGFDIEFKSNPYSLEAMGHIPTLLDTAEQALIDVDVANPADHVWVSGQTATQHDTKEIGDRDTDLIIPVVIGMITLLLLIYLRSIVATIYLVGTVILSFFSALGLGWIIIHYVMGADAIQGAIPLYSFVFLVALGEDYNIFMISNIWKKRKTMPLKQAIAEGVNETSSVITSAGLILAGTFAVLASLPIQVLVQFGIITALGVLLDTFVVRPFLVPAITTLFGRWSFWPGKHQEVETPQPDVSK; from the coding sequence ATGAAGGGAATGTCAGGCTACGGAAAATGGGTGGCAGGAAAAAAGACGAAGTGGATTACTCTTCTCGTATGGATAGTGCTTGTAGGTGCACTTACCCTGTTATGGCCTGCAGTGAATTCTCAGGTTGCTAATAATGCGCCTAACCTCCCAGATGATTCACAATCGGTACAGGCAGCAGCTATTGCAGAACAAGAATTCCCTAGTGGAAGTGGAGTGCCGGCGCTGCTCGTATGGCATAGAGAAGGTGGGCTTTCACAAGATGATTTAGTACATATCACTGCTGTGTACAAGAAGTTGGAGCAGCAACCATTGCCCCATCAGAATTTTGTTCCACCATTAGGACAACTGCCGCCACAAGCATTACAAGCCTCGTTATCTGAGGATCTTAGTACGCTGGTAACCCCAGTGCTTTTTGATAAAACGGCAGATAGTGATCAGCTCGGCGAAGCTGTGACAGAAATGAAGAAGATCATAAACACGGAGACGGGCGGAGACCCCTCTGCTGCTAAGGTAGATGGAAAAGACCTGAGTTTACGTGTTACAGGTCCAGTGGGCATCTCCATAGATGCTACAGGGCTGTTCAAAAACGCAGACGTTTCCTTGTTAATTGCTACGGTTATGCTTGTTCTGGTGTTCTTATTGGTGATCTATCGTTCGCCGATATTGGCGTTTATTCCGCTTATTGCGGTTGGGTTCGCTTATGGCGTAACTAGCCCGATTCTTGGAAAAATGGCGCAAGAAGGCTGGATCACAGTGGATTCACAGGCGATCTCGATTATGACCGTTTTGTTATTCGGAGCTGGTACGGACTATTGTCTGTTCCTGATTTCACGGTTCCGGCAGTTGTTGAAGGTAGAGGAGAGCAAGAGTCGTGCCCTTCTTCGCTCCATTACCGAATCTTCAGGTGCAATTGCTATGAGCGGCTTCACCGTCGTGCTCGCGCTGTTCGCATTATTGCTGGCTAAGTATGGAGCTTATCATCGTTTTGCCATTCCATTTAGCGTGTCGATCTTCATCATGGGAATTGCCAGTCTAACCCTCGTACCAGCACTGCTGGCGATCTTCGGACGGACCTCGTTCTTCCCATTCATTCCGCGCACACCGCAAATGGAGGTAGAACGGGCTAAGGCTAAAGGCAAACCTGTTCCTGAACCCAAGGTTTCCCGTAAAAAGGGCATTGGCGGCTTGGTAGTAACCCGGCCTTGGGCTATCGTAGGTGTGACCGTTATCGGCCTGGGGATTCTGGCTTCATTCTCCAGTGGCATCAAATTTACCTATGATATCCTATCCTCTTTTCCTAAAAATATGGAGTCCCGCGAAGGGTTCGACCTTATTGGCAAACAGTTCTCCCCCGGAGAATTGGCTCCAGCGAAGCTGATTATTGATACCCAAGGAAAAGCGAGTGGAGAGGATCTAAAGGTCATTCTTGGCGGACTTACCTATGTGGACACGGTTTCCGATCCGCAGCAGGGGGCAGTAAACAAAGATATTGTTGGTTTTGATATTGAATTTAAAAGCAATCCTTATTCACTAGAAGCGATGGGGCATATTCCTACCCTTCTTGATACCGCAGAGCAGGCATTAATCGATGTAGACGTTGCGAACCCTGCGGATCATGTGTGGGTAAGCGGACAGACGGCAACACAGCACGACACTAAAGAGATTGGAGATCGGGATACCGATCTGATTATCCCCGTGGTCATCGGAATGATCACCTTACTGTTGTTGATATATCTGCGTTCAATAGTGGCCACCATCTATCTGGTCGGCACCGTTATTCTCTCCTTCTTCTCAGCGCTTGGCTTAGGCTGGATTATCATTCACTATGTGATGGGAGCTGATGCCATTCAGGGAGCGATCCCACTGTATTCCTTTGTTTTCTTGGTGGCACTTGGAGAAGACTACAACATCTTCATGATCTCGAATATCTGGAAAAAGCGTAAAACCATGCCGCTTAAGCAGGCTATCGCGGAAGGTGTGAATGAGACCAGCTCGGTAATTACCTCTGCGGGCCTCATTCTGGCAGGTACATTTGCTGTATTGGCAAGCTTGCCGATTCAGGTGCTTGTGCAGTTCGGTATCATCACCGCTCTTGGTGTTCTGTTGGATACCTTCGTGGTGCGTCCGTTCCTTGTACCAGCTATTACGACGCTCTTTGGTCGTTGGTCGTTCTGGCCGGGTAAACATCAAGAGGTGGAGACTCCTCAGCCAGATGTAAGTAAATAA
- a CDS encoding ABC transporter ATP-binding protein, whose amino-acid sequence MSEQNREHKPAAPRGHKGPGGPGGGPGMRMPAEKAKDFKGTLRRLIKYLRPRMVQLIIVLIMAIASTVFSIFSPKVMGKATTKLFEGAYGKLMGVEGASIDFGYINDILILLAGLYLLSALFSYIQQYVMAGVAQKVVYDMREQINSKLERLPLKYFDSRTHGEILSRATNDVDNISTTLQQSLTQLITSIVTIIGVIVMMLTISPWLTLITITTLPLSFIVIMAISKRSQTYFVRQQKSLGQLNGHVEEMYTGHRIIKAFGREPQSLKDFDEINDKLYDSGWRSQFMSGMIMPLMMFIGNLGYVLICVVGGIFVTKKMIDVGDIQAFIQYSRQFTQPIAQTANIANIIQSTIASAERVFELLDEEEEVKEVNTTLVKLDEGAPEGSVEFRHVKFGYKEDAILIEDMNIEVSPGQTIAIVGPTGAGKTTLINLLMRFYELNDGEIIIDGVNITDMKRSDLRSKFGMVLQDTWLFNGTIRDNIAYGHEGASEADVVRAAKAAHADHFIRTLPLGYNTVLNEEASNISQGQKQLITIARAILADPSILILDEATSSVDTRTELLIQKAMNALMQNRTSFVIAHRLSTIRDADLILVMNQGSVIEKGNHEELLAQGGFYADLYNSQFSEGDLDVG is encoded by the coding sequence ATGAGCGAACAAAACAGAGAACATAAGCCTGCAGCTCCCCGCGGCCATAAAGGTCCGGGTGGACCGGGTGGCGGTCCTGGAATGAGGATGCCGGCAGAAAAGGCTAAAGATTTTAAAGGTACACTTCGTCGCTTGATCAAATATTTACGCCCACGTATGGTTCAATTGATTATTGTACTAATTATGGCGATTGCCAGTACGGTGTTCAGTATCTTCAGTCCGAAGGTTATGGGTAAAGCTACAACCAAACTGTTCGAAGGTGCTTACGGCAAATTGATGGGTGTAGAGGGTGCCTCCATTGATTTTGGATATATTAATGATATTCTGATCCTGCTCGCGGGATTGTATCTGCTTAGTGCTTTGTTTAGTTACATTCAGCAATATGTAATGGCTGGAGTAGCGCAGAAGGTAGTTTATGACATGCGTGAGCAGATCAACAGCAAGCTGGAGCGTTTACCTTTAAAGTATTTTGACTCCCGTACACACGGGGAAATTCTCAGCCGTGCTACGAATGACGTGGATAACATCAGTACCACGTTGCAGCAAAGTTTAACGCAGCTGATTACCTCAATCGTCACTATTATTGGTGTTATTGTGATGATGCTTACCATCAGCCCATGGCTGACTTTAATCACGATTACTACGTTGCCACTCAGCTTTATTGTGATTATGGCGATCTCCAAACGTTCGCAGACTTATTTTGTGAGACAGCAGAAATCGCTTGGTCAGTTGAATGGTCATGTAGAGGAAATGTATACAGGGCACCGGATTATTAAAGCTTTCGGCCGCGAACCGCAGTCGCTTAAAGATTTTGATGAAATAAACGATAAGCTATATGATTCTGGCTGGCGCTCCCAATTTATGTCGGGTATGATTATGCCGCTTATGATGTTTATCGGTAACTTGGGTTATGTGCTTATCTGTGTTGTGGGTGGTATTTTTGTTACTAAAAAAATGATTGATGTCGGGGATATCCAAGCCTTCATTCAATATTCACGTCAGTTCACCCAGCCGATTGCACAAACGGCTAATATTGCTAACATTATTCAATCCACCATTGCTTCCGCAGAACGTGTATTTGAACTTCTGGATGAAGAAGAGGAAGTCAAAGAAGTTAATACTACACTTGTGAAGCTTGATGAAGGTGCTCCGGAAGGCTCCGTTGAGTTCCGTCATGTGAAATTCGGATATAAAGAGGATGCTATTCTGATTGAGGACATGAATATTGAGGTTAGTCCAGGTCAGACTATAGCTATTGTCGGTCCTACTGGTGCTGGTAAAACCACTTTGATTAACCTGTTGATGCGCTTCTACGAGCTTAACGACGGGGAAATTATCATTGATGGCGTCAACATTACCGATATGAAACGGAGTGACCTACGCAGTAAATTTGGTATGGTGCTTCAGGATACCTGGCTCTTCAACGGTACGATTCGTGATAACATTGCTTACGGTCATGAAGGTGCATCAGAAGCTGATGTGGTGCGGGCGGCCAAGGCTGCGCATGCTGATCACTTTATCCGCACACTTCCGCTTGGCTACAATACGGTGTTAAATGAAGAAGCTTCTAATATTTCACAAGGACAGAAGCAGTTGATTACTATTGCTCGCGCTATTCTTGCTGATCCATCGATCCTCATTCTTGATGAAGCAACGAGCAGTGTCGACACACGGACTGAATTGCTGATTCAAAAAGCGATGAATGCGCTGATGCAAAACAGAACAAGCTTCGTTATTGCCCACCGTCTCTCGACGATTCGTGATGCGGATCTCATTCTTGTCATGAACCAAGGTAGTGTAATCGAGAAAGGCAACCACGAAGAACTGCTGGCACAAGGCGGATTCTATGCGGATCTCTATAACAGTCAGTTCTCTGAAGGGGATTTGGACGTAGGCTAA
- a CDS encoding ABC transporter ATP-binding protein has translation MIKLFKQLKPFRVAIGAVLILVFLQSMGDLYLPTLMSDIVDKGIVQGDRAYIWKIGSFMLMVAGGGALCSVIASYLSAKVAAGFGKITRARVFNHVENFTLHEFDKLGTASLITRTTNDITQVQTVLTMMLRMMIGAPMMMIGGIIMAVSEDAKLSLIFVVVIPVLVGAIFFIGMKGLPLFKAIQIKLDKLNLVLREHLTGIRVIRSFNRIDHENRRFTEANRDLTDTAIKVNKIMAGLMPLMMIVMNFSMIAILYFGGIRIGDGDLQVGSLMAFIQYAMQIMFSLIMVSMMFVLIPRASASAVRINEVLDMQPEFTDPTESELHTTAQATKKDGRDSLRGFVEFENVSFSYPGAEQPALSKISFSARPGEVTAIIGGTGSGKSTLLSLIPRFYDVNEGAVRVDGVDVREMTQEELRSKIGYIPQKAVLFSGTINENIRYGKEDATDEEIIHASKVAQAYDFVSAMKDGFDSEIAQGGNNVSGGQKQRLSIARALVRKPEVYLFDDSFSALDFKTDAKLRAALKAETTESTVLIVAQRVSTVMDADRIIVIDEGEIAGMGTHRELLESSDVYREIVSSQLSEEEIA, from the coding sequence TTGATTAAATTATTTAAACAACTGAAGCCTTTTAGGGTAGCTATTGGTGCTGTATTAATCCTTGTATTTTTGCAGTCCATGGGTGATTTATACCTTCCTACTCTGATGTCTGACATCGTCGACAAAGGGATCGTTCAAGGAGATCGCGCTTATATTTGGAAAATAGGTAGTTTCATGCTCATGGTTGCAGGTGGCGGTGCTTTATGTTCGGTAATTGCCAGTTACTTATCGGCAAAAGTGGCGGCTGGGTTTGGTAAAATCACGCGTGCTCGAGTCTTTAATCATGTAGAGAATTTCACTCTGCATGAATTCGATAAGTTAGGTACAGCATCTTTGATTACACGTACAACAAATGATATTACACAAGTTCAAACCGTACTTACTATGATGTTGCGCATGATGATCGGGGCACCGATGATGATGATTGGTGGTATCATCATGGCAGTATCTGAAGATGCTAAATTATCATTGATTTTTGTAGTCGTTATTCCTGTACTTGTTGGGGCGATCTTCTTTATTGGGATGAAGGGTCTGCCACTGTTTAAAGCCATTCAGATTAAGCTTGATAAATTAAACCTGGTGCTGCGTGAGCATCTGACAGGTATTCGTGTTATTCGTTCTTTTAACCGGATTGATCATGAGAATAGACGTTTCACCGAAGCTAACCGTGATCTTACGGATACAGCTATCAAGGTCAACAAAATCATGGCCGGCCTGATGCCGCTGATGATGATTGTAATGAACTTTTCTATGATTGCTATTCTTTATTTTGGTGGAATTCGAATTGGTGACGGCGATCTGCAAGTTGGGTCCCTGATGGCATTTATCCAATATGCGATGCAAATTATGTTCTCTCTGATTATGGTATCGATGATGTTCGTGTTAATTCCGCGTGCTTCAGCTTCAGCCGTGCGTATCAATGAGGTACTGGATATGCAGCCTGAATTTACAGATCCTACTGAGAGTGAACTGCATACAACAGCTCAAGCTACTAAAAAAGACGGACGCGATTCTTTACGTGGTTTTGTTGAGTTTGAGAATGTATCTTTTTCCTATCCAGGGGCAGAACAGCCTGCACTTTCGAAAATTAGCTTTAGTGCTCGTCCGGGTGAAGTTACCGCAATTATCGGGGGTACCGGATCGGGTAAATCTACGCTGCTTAGCCTGATTCCAAGGTTCTATGATGTTAATGAAGGTGCTGTACGCGTAGACGGAGTGGATGTGCGTGAGATGACACAGGAAGAGCTGCGGAGCAAAATCGGTTACATCCCTCAAAAAGCAGTATTGTTCTCGGGTACGATTAATGAGAACATCCGCTACGGTAAAGAGGATGCTACGGATGAAGAAATCATTCATGCATCCAAGGTGGCTCAAGCCTACGATTTCGTATCCGCGATGAAGGATGGGTTTGACTCGGAAATTGCCCAAGGCGGGAATAACGTCTCTGGTGGTCAGAAACAGCGGTTGTCCATTGCTCGGGCGCTTGTGAGAAAACCTGAGGTGTATCTGTTCGACGATAGCTTCTCAGCTCTTGATTTCAAGACAGATGCCAAACTTCGCGCGGCTCTCAAAGCTGAAACTACGGAATCCACCGTATTGATCGTAGCTCAGCGGGTTAGCACCGTTATGGATGCGGACCGGATTATTGTAATTGATGAGGGTGAAATTGCTGGAATGGGCACTCACCGTGAACTGCTCGAGAGCAGTGATGTGTACCGCGAGATCGTATCCTCGCAGCTGTCAGAGGAGGAAATAGCATGA
- a CDS encoding MarR family winged helix-turn-helix transcriptional regulator has protein sequence MKRLHKAQWQKGVEGHKPSEMTLMICIEKWNHSDEEGLKVSEISRLLGFTPPTITQLINSLEAKQMVERHADPSDRRVVRVKLTERGKELTRKAEHYRDVMLDKLVQHLGEKDTKQLTELLLKVHEYVEDNPPPDWDRLQMNGDEKLD, from the coding sequence ATGAAACGCCTGCATAAAGCTCAATGGCAAAAGGGCGTTGAGGGCCACAAGCCAAGTGAGATGACTTTAATGATATGCATTGAAAAATGGAATCATTCTGATGAAGAGGGTCTTAAGGTGTCTGAAATCAGCCGACTACTTGGATTCACTCCTCCTACCATCACGCAGCTGATTAACAGTCTTGAAGCGAAACAGATGGTGGAAAGACACGCGGATCCTTCGGACCGAAGAGTTGTACGCGTAAAATTGACGGAACGTGGAAAAGAACTCACACGAAAAGCGGAACATTATCGTGATGTGATGCTTGATAAGCTTGTACAACACTTAGGCGAAAAAGACACTAAACAGCTCACTGAGCTATTGCTTAAGGTACATGAATACGTTGAGGATAATCCACCACCTGATTGGGATAGGCTACAAATGAACGGAGATGAGAAGCTTGATTAA
- a CDS encoding aspartyl-phosphate phosphatase Spo0E family protein produces the protein MIGEDVDREKERDVTQNPNSSKNNHRKDYKEDELLVTIESLRCELLEVAEQRSLSDRAVLELSERLDSYILLAQNKMMENLRNRKAGITSYSRSSKSAITVS, from the coding sequence ATGATAGGAGAAGATGTTGATAGAGAGAAGGAGAGAGATGTGACACAAAATCCAAATTCCTCCAAGAATAATCATAGAAAAGATTATAAAGAAGATGAGCTACTTGTAACTATAGAGAGTCTTAGATGTGAATTGCTGGAGGTTGCAGAGCAACGGAGTCTTAGTGACCGTGCTGTTTTAGAGCTTAGTGAGCGATTAGACAGCTATATTTTGCTGGCACAAAATAAGATGATGGAAAATTTGCGCAACCGGAAAGCCGGCATTACATCCTATAGTAGAAGTTCCAAAAGCGCCATCACTGTTAGCTAA
- the cidR gene encoding cidABC operon transcriptional activator CidR gives MDIRQLEYFVQAARMKSFTRAAESLYISQPTISKMIRNMEIELEADLFYREGKSVRLTDAGEILFTKAQNIVESFASLSSELDSLRNLEQGHIRIGLPPMVGASFFPSVIGQFHKRYPQVTIRLHEDGAKKVEEDVETGLLDIGMVVLPVNTAKLHCFTFVEEKLNLILPVGHRLAGADFVPLSELAEEEFVLFREDFTLHDRIITECVKAGFQPKVIYESSQWDLISRMVAAGMGIALLPETICRDMDRSRLVVVPLTDPVIPWQLAMAWRRDRYLSFAAREWISFAKGLLREQYPNELPDQHAEDSE, from the coding sequence ATGGATATCCGACAATTAGAATATTTCGTCCAAGCAGCACGAATGAAAAGCTTTACTCGGGCTGCCGAATCCTTATATATTTCTCAGCCAACGATCAGTAAAATGATCCGGAATATGGAGATCGAGCTGGAGGCGGATTTGTTTTATCGTGAAGGGAAAAGTGTCCGGCTTACAGATGCGGGGGAAATTCTGTTCACCAAAGCGCAAAATATCGTGGAGTCGTTCGCCAGCTTGTCTTCTGAGCTGGATAGCTTACGAAATTTGGAGCAGGGCCACATCCGCATCGGTCTGCCTCCAATGGTAGGGGCGAGCTTTTTTCCTTCGGTGATTGGTCAATTTCATAAACGTTATCCGCAGGTTACTATTCGTCTGCATGAGGATGGCGCGAAAAAAGTGGAAGAAGATGTAGAAACGGGCTTGCTGGACATCGGAATGGTTGTGCTGCCTGTAAATACAGCCAAACTTCATTGTTTCACTTTTGTTGAAGAGAAGCTGAATCTTATTTTACCTGTAGGACATCGGCTGGCCGGTGCAGACTTTGTTCCGTTAAGTGAACTGGCCGAAGAGGAGTTTGTGCTGTTCCGGGAGGATTTTACGCTGCATGATCGGATTATTACGGAATGTGTGAAGGCGGGATTTCAGCCTAAGGTAATCTATGAGAGCTCCCAATGGGACTTAATTAGCCGCATGGTGGCTGCCGGTATGGGAATCGCATTGCTGCCAGAGACCATATGCCGGGATATGGATCGATCACGGTTAGTTGTTGTGCCTTTGACGGATCCGGTAATTCCGTGGCAGCTTGCTATGGCGTGGCGTAGAGACCGTTATTTATCTTTTGCGGCACGCGAATGGATTTCTTTTGCAAAGGGACTTTTGCGAGAACAGTATCCCAATGAGCTCCCTGACCAGCATGCGGAGGACTCTGAATAA
- a CDS encoding CidA/LrgA family protein, whose protein sequence is MKKIVIGLLQVAGLTLFSLLINAVTPLLHIPIPGSILGMIILFLLLEFGVIHLNWVEVGASWLLAELLLFFIPSAIGVMKYANILETDGLRILAVVILGTIVVMASSGLLTSRIYKAKERKGSC, encoded by the coding sequence ATGAAAAAGATTGTTATAGGCTTGCTGCAGGTAGCGGGACTTACCCTATTCTCATTACTAATCAATGCTGTAACCCCATTATTGCATATCCCTATTCCCGGAAGCATACTCGGAATGATTATATTGTTTCTTTTGCTTGAGTTTGGTGTCATTCATCTGAATTGGGTTGAAGTTGGTGCTTCTTGGCTACTGGCTGAGCTCTTGCTGTTCTTTATTCCCTCTGCTATTGGCGTAATGAAATACGCGAATATTCTGGAAACTGATGGTTTACGAATCCTCGCGGTGGTCATTTTGGGTACGATTGTTGTAATGGCCAGTTCCGGATTACTTACCAGTAGAATTTACAAAGCAAAGGAGCGGAAAGGATCATGTTAA
- a CDS encoding CidB/LrgB family autolysis modulator — protein MLNALLFFGLTVAVYLLAKRIYASSGKVYTSPLIITPVLMIIFLLITGITYDSYNAGGKWLTDLLQPATMAFAIPLHKNFKVLKKHAAEIAAGVLSGTITAVISSILLAKWLHVSGDLAASLVPRSVTTPIAMSISQSIGGVPSITAVFVIITGILGTMMGPTVLRIFRIDNEIARGVSLGTAAHGTGTSKAFELSSLTGTISSIAMILSALLSIGVAPALLAVFLH, from the coding sequence ATGTTAAACGCTCTGTTATTCTTCGGTCTTACGGTTGCTGTGTATCTACTGGCGAAACGCATTTATGCTTCTAGTGGCAAAGTGTACACCTCTCCATTGATCATTACACCAGTGCTTATGATTATCTTCTTACTCATCACAGGCATTACTTATGATTCTTACAATGCGGGAGGCAAATGGCTGACGGATTTGCTGCAACCGGCAACTATGGCCTTTGCAATCCCTTTGCATAAAAACTTCAAGGTGCTCAAAAAGCACGCCGCCGAAATTGCGGCAGGCGTGCTGTCAGGGACGATAACAGCGGTGATCTCTTCTATTCTGCTCGCCAAATGGCTGCATGTCAGCGGCGATCTGGCAGCCAGTCTGGTTCCACGTTCGGTGACTACGCCGATCGCTATGAGCATCTCGCAAAGTATCGGCGGTGTACCGAGTATTACTGCAGTCTTCGTCATCATTACCGGGATACTCGGTACAATGATGGGCCCTACAGTGCTCCGCATCTTCCGCATTGACAATGAAATCGCGCGTGGTGTATCGCTGGGAACCGCTGCGCATGGTACAGGAACATCCAAGGCCTTCGAGCTTAGTTCACTGACCGGAACCATCTCCAGTATTGCGATGATTCTGTCCGCGCTGTTATCCATAGGTGTGGCGCCAGCTTTACTCGCGGTATTCCTCCACTAG
- a CDS encoding Gfo/Idh/MocA family protein, which yields MTLKVGIVGTGWFSKVHADLLAGMDDVQLQAVCGSSKAKGEDMARPYGAAGYGDITEMLDAETLDAVYICVPPQSHGAIERSLIKRDIPFFIEKPLSMTTEIPASLLQDIKEHNLLTSVGYHFRYQENVRRLKETLRGDKIGMVMGQWMGGMPGVAWWRDQEQSGGQFTEQTTHIVDLVRYLAGEVKEVYGMFGNRIMHEQHEGVSVADVGTVSLKLENGIIANISNTCVLPDPVGSVGLSFYNDRGLLDWNPDRLLEVRSGNSTEFENTGNPYLVESEAFLHAVRTGDRSRILSDYEDGFKTLKVTCAAYDSAQSGLPVKF from the coding sequence ATGACATTAAAAGTGGGTATTGTGGGTACGGGTTGGTTCTCTAAGGTACATGCTGATTTGCTTGCAGGGATGGATGATGTCCAGTTGCAGGCAGTCTGTGGAAGCAGTAAAGCCAAAGGCGAAGATATGGCACGTCCATACGGAGCTGCTGGATATGGTGATATTACAGAGATGTTGGATGCAGAGACGCTTGATGCTGTTTATATCTGTGTGCCTCCACAATCTCATGGTGCGATTGAACGTTCATTAATCAAGAGGGATATTCCTTTTTTTATAGAGAAGCCGCTTAGTATGACTACTGAAATTCCTGCGAGCTTGCTGCAAGATATTAAAGAACATAATTTATTGACCTCGGTAGGTTACCATTTCCGTTATCAAGAGAATGTCAGACGGCTCAAGGAAACACTACGTGGTGATAAGATCGGTATGGTTATGGGCCAGTGGATGGGCGGCATGCCGGGCGTAGCTTGGTGGCGTGATCAGGAGCAATCCGGAGGACAGTTCACCGAGCAGACTACTCATATCGTCGATTTAGTGCGTTATCTGGCAGGAGAGGTAAAAGAAGTATACGGCATGTTCGGAAACCGAATTATGCATGAGCAGCATGAAGGTGTGAGCGTAGCCGATGTAGGTACCGTATCTCTGAAGCTTGAGAATGGAATCATAGCTAATATTTCAAATACATGTGTACTGCCTGATCCGGTGGGAAGTGTAGGACTTAGTTTCTATAATGATCGGGGATTGCTGGATTGGAACCCGGATCGTCTCTTGGAAGTGCGAAGTGGCAATAGCACCGAATTTGAAAACACAGGAAATCCATATTTAGTGGAAAGTGAAGCTTTTCTGCATGCTGTACGGACAGGTGATCGTTCACGTATTCTCAGTGACTATGAGGATGGATTCAAGACGCTTAAAGTAACCTGCGCGGCTTACGATTCAGCACAAAGTGGACTTCCGGTTAAATTCTAG